The Deltaproteobacteria bacterium DNA segment AATTTTGAGCGCCTCGGCAAAGGAGTCATCCGGCAGAGCGATTTTTTGGAGGGCATTTTTGATCTGTTGGGCAAAAGGCTCCTCTCGAAGGTAGTTTTTCTCCTCACAGGGCCCTAGTTTTTTCGTACAGCGATAATAAACATTCCCCTTTTGCCGCTCTGCCGTGATGGCTCCGCCGCACGAGGCGCACTTTGCCAGGCCAAGAAGAGAAAAACGGTGTTTCTTTACCTTGTGGGGTTTTCCACGGGCGCGATCAGACCATAATAGAAAGGGTTCTGGAAAATTCTGTGGACCATGCCGAGAGAAAGTGTTTTTCCCGCCCGGCTCGCCAGACCCCATTGGAAGGATAATTTTCTTGATTGGTCGATCGTATATCGGCCGGTATCGTAAGTCTCAAAGAGCCGCTTGATCAGTGGGCCTTTTACTGGATCCACCTTGGGAAAAGAATTTCGGCCGCCGGGCAGATACCCCAAGGGGGGCGGGAAAGGCCATTCACCCCGGCGAAGTTTTTGGCGCTGACCTCTCTTCACGTTCTGGGAGAGATTGTCGATGAAATATTTGCTCTGACCGAAGGCGATATTGAGCATGAATTTGCCCTGAGGGGTGCTCTCGAACCAAAATGTGGGAAATTTGAGAAATTTGAGATGACCGGTGTCGAGTAAATAAATGATCTGGCCGCCATCTAATGAGTTGCGGGCCAATCGATCCGGGTGCCAGGCGATGATGCCATTCGCCTCACCTTTCTCGATGCGTTTTAACATTTCCTTAAAAACAGGGCGGCCGGGGACTTTAGCTGTCATCGACTCGGTGAACTCGTGGACGATTGATAGTTTCTCCCGTTCGGCGAACAGACGGGCCTCGACCAACTGGGCCTCGATGGACAAGACCTGTTTTTCCTCGGTGTCGGTCGATTTTCTCGTGTAAAGGAAATAGTTGTCTTTCATGCTAGCCTCCCCCAAAGGGGCCCCATAGGGGCGGGTGGGTGTTGAAGAAAAAAACTCTGGGCCGATTGTGGATCAAATTGAGTTCACATTGCAAGAATTGATCGCATTTGGCTCGCATCTCGGGCTCACTCGCTCGGCTCGCAGGCCCGAAGGGGATGCAACAAAAAATTGTGGGGCGTCCGCCGTAGGCGGATGACCCGTAATTTTTTGTTGAACTTTCGCGTGGGGGGGCGGCGGCTTTCTTTTGAATTCAAAAATCCCTG contains these protein-coding regions:
- a CDS encoding recombinase family protein, which produces MKDNYFLYTRKSTDTEEKQVLSIEAQLVEARLFAEREKLSIVHEFTESMTAKVPGRPVFKEMLKRIEKGEANGIIAWHPDRLARNSLDGGQIIYLLDTGHLKFLKFPTFWFESTPQGKFMLNIAFGQSKYFIDNLSQNVKRGQRQKLRRGEWPFPPPLGYLPGGRNSFPKVDPVKGPLIKRLFETYDTGRYTIDQSRKLSFQWGLASRAGKTLSLGMVHRIFQNPFYYGLIAPVENPTR